In Macrobrachium rosenbergii isolate ZJJX-2024 unplaced genomic scaffold, ASM4041242v1 171, whole genome shotgun sequence, a genomic segment contains:
- the Dbp80 gene encoding DEAD-box helicase Dbp80 — translation MSSDDWAKAAEIQEGKECPSEEIALKNSDWAKAAEAQEGEESSTKELANKVEKLKLPEDGGDDPPAPSGDAKPDGSSGSGPGADGEGSLSAADISLMRKAMRKGIIESKNKLEILRQDPKNPLHSVKDFESLNLRPELLQSIYNMGFKLPSKIQETALPTLLANPPTNMIAQSQSGTGKTAAFSLAMLSRIDSSKKCCQALCLSPTFELAMQTYEQVKTIGSLCKDITIRVAVKGESAPRGQKITDHIVIGTPGKVVDWVTKYKCLNLRDCKVFVLDEADVMIATQGHQDTSVRIHKQLPKTCQMMLFSATYEDDVMAFAEAIIPNPVTIRLRRDEETLENIRQVRERDQRVWRDEKIRVYECVEPTLLYMTLPSHQVALLTGDLTPDERLRVLSRYRMGAERVLICTNVLARGIDVESVSLVVNYDLPVLHGTSRADCDTYLHRIGRTGRFGKTGNAINIIDGENDLRLLREIEAHFGIKIPKLDYNNMDEIEKLGED, via the exons AACAGCGACTGGGCGAAAGCGGCCGAGGCGCAGGAAGGCGAGGAATCCTCCACCAAGGAGTTGGCGAACAAG GTCGAGAAACTCAAGCTCCCAGAAGATGGGGGGGACGACCCTCCCGCTCCCTCGGGAGACGCCAAGCCTGACGGGTCTTCAGGGTCCGGCCCGGGCGCGGACGGGGAGGGCAGCCTGTCGGCAGCGGACATCTCCCTGATGCGGAAGGCGATGCGGAAGGGCATCATCGAGTCCAAGAACAAGCTGGAGATCCTGCGGCAGGACCCCAAGAACCCCCTGCACTCCGTGAAGGACTTCGAGTCCCTGAACCTGCGGCCGGAGCTCCTGCAGTCCATCTACAACATGGGCTTCAAGCTGCCCTCCAAGATCCAGGAGACAGCCCTGCCCACACTGTTGGCCAATCC aCCCACGAACATGATCGCGCAGTCGCAGTCCGGCACAGGCAAGACGGCCGCCTTCTCCCTGGCGATGCTCAGCCGCATCGACTCCAGCAAGAAGTGTTGCCAG GCACTGTGTCTGTCGCCCACCTTCGAGCTCGCCATGCAGACGTACGAGCAGGTCAAGACGATCGGCAGCCTGTGCAAGGACATCACCATCAGGGTGGCAGTCAAGGGAGAGTCGG CCCCCCGCGGCCAGAAGATAACGGACCACATCGTCATCGGCACCCCTGGGAAAGTGGTGGACTGGGTGACCAAGTACAAGTGCCTGAACCTCCGTGACTGCAAGGTCTTCGTTCTGGACGAAGCCGACGTCATGATCGCCACCCAGGGTCACCAG GACACGTCCGTCCGAATCCACAAGCAGCTCCCGAAGACCTGTCAGATGATGCTTTTCAGTGCGACGTACGAGGACGACGTCATGGCCTTTGCGGAGGCCATCATCCCCAATCCGGTCACCATCCGCTTGAGGCGGGACGAGGAGACCTTGGAAAACATCcggcaggtgagagagagagatcagcgaGTTTGGAGG GATGAGAAGATTAGAGTATATGAAtgtgttgagccaactctcctttacatGA CATTGCCAAGCCACCAGGTGGCCCTGCTGACAG GTGACCTGACCCCAGACGAGCGTCTTCGAGTCCTGTCCAGGTACCGCATGGGAGCCGAGAGGGTCCTCATTTGCACCAACGTCCTGGCTAGAGGCATCGACGTAGAAAGT GTCAGCCTGGTCGTCAACTATGACCTCCCCGTCCTGCATGGGACGAGCAGGGCGGACTGCGACACCTACCTGCACCGCATAGGCAGAACAGGCCGGTTCGGGAAGACGGGGAACGCCATCAACATCATCGACGGCGAGAACGACCTCAGGCTCCTGAGGGAGATTGAGGCCCACTTCG gaaTCAAGATCCCCAAACTAGATTACAACAACATGGACGAGATTGAGAAGCTGGGGGAAGACTAG